The Bacillota bacterium genome segment CGAACTCCGCGTAAGCCTCGTCCAGCACCAGCGCCGAACCGTCGGGAACGGCGGCAACCAGGCGCTCCACTTCGGCTGCTGTTAGAATGGCGCCCGTGGGATTGTTGGGATTCGCCACGAAGGCCACGCGTGCGCCGTGGACCAGGGCTCGTGCCATGCCCTCGACATCGATGGCCGCCCCGTTCATCGGCACCTTCTCCACGTCCGCACCGGAGAGCCGGGCAGCGATCTCGTACGCGGCGAAGGTGATCGCCGGTATGGCTGCAAGGCACCCGGGGCCGAGCAGCACCTGGGCCACGAGCGTGATGACGTTGTCGGTGCCGTTGGCCACCACGATCTGCTCTTCCGGGAGGTCCCACCGGCGGGAGAGAGCCGCCCGAAGCCTGCGGCACTCGGAATCGGGGTAACGATGCGCCTCCCAGGCCGCCCGCGACACGGCCTCCACAGCCCGGGGAGAAGGCCCCAGCGGGTTTTCGTTGGAGGATAGCTTGACCGGCGCCTCATCCGCCGCTTGCGGCCCTGCGGCTGCCTGCGCGGTGGCCTGTGGGGCGCCGCTTGGCGTGCGCCTGTCCTTCAGGTCTTCGGCGGAAAGTCCGGGGATATAACGGGGCAGCCGCTCCAGTTCGGGTCTGAGGTGGTAGGCGCGATCCGGCCGGGAAGGCGCCATATGCGGTCCTCCTCTTTGCTGCCTTTCAGTGCGCAACTTCGACCCGGAGTCTCCTGCATCCTCTCCTGGCGGCAACTTCGAGGGATTTCCGGCGGGGTGCGCGTCGCTACTGCCCGGCCCGCCAGTGGCAGGCGGCACGGCCGTGCTGTACGATTTACGGCAGAACGGCGCCGGGCCCGGCAGGTAGCCCCCGGCGCGCAGGTGGGCTTGCAAGAGGCATGTTGGACGTTGCAGAACTGGCGACCCGGCGGCTCGTGGCCATGCTCGCGTCGTCCGACCCCGTACCGGGCGGAGGGTGTGCGGCAGCGGTGGCGGGCGCCCAGGGTGCCGCGCTCGTCGCGATGGTAGCGCGGCTGGCCCTGCGGCGCACCGAGGAAGAGGAGGTTGCCAACCGGCTGGAGGAGAGCGCCCGCCAGGCCGATCGGCTTGGCGAACACCTCCTTGAACTCGCCTCCCAGGACGTCGAGGCGTACACCCAGGTGATGCGGGCGTACCGCCTCCCGAAGGGCACCGAGGAGGAGAAGGAGGCGCGCAGCCGGGCCATCCACCAGGCGCTCATCCACGCCGCGCAGGTGCCCATGGAGTCCGTGCGGGCAGGCGTGGCGGGCCTGGAGATCCTCGCCGAAGTCTTGCCGCTCGTACCCTCGTCGGCGCTGTCGGACGCCGGCGTGGCAGGCTGGATGTTCAGGTCCTGCGTGG includes the following:
- a CDS encoding histidinol-phosphate transaminase; the encoded protein is MAPSRPDRAYHLRPELERLPRYIPGLSAEDLKDRRTPSGAPQATAQAAAGPQAADEAPVKLSSNENPLGPSPRAVEAVSRAAWEAHRYPDSECRRLRAALSRRWDLPEEQIVVANGTDNVITLVAQVLLGPGCLAAIPAITFAAYEIAARLSGADVEKVPMNGAAIDVEGMARALVHGARVAFVANPNNPTGAILTAAEVERLVAAVPDGSALVLDEAYAEFVSNPAYPDGAGLVRRGEPVVVLRTFSKAYGLAGLRVGYALAPAPVA
- a CDS encoding cyclodeaminase/cyclohydrolase family protein, which translates into the protein MLDVAELATRRLVAMLASSDPVPGGGCAAAVAGAQGAALVAMVARLALRRTEEEEVANRLEESARQADRLGEHLLELASQDVEAYTQVMRAYRLPKGTEEEKEARSRAIHQALIHAAQVPMESVRAGVAGLEILAEVLPLVPSSALSDAGVAGWMFRSCVEGAALNVRANWQSMRSAPPEGLRQLEDLVAQSRKLFEQLRQRLGALANGGVPPAAS